One Hydrogenophaga crassostreae genomic region harbors:
- a CDS encoding phospholipase A codes for MKLLPCFALGLAITSPFAHANANDWLTCTALTDNTQRLACFDQKARQFADPLVLQAPPPEPAVVNVLAEKPPEPEPPVVSAAQRADAQPSEITRFWDLEHATSRDTFELRAYRPVSLSFTGGTPVNRQPSTPAEGHTAASPLAYQPGEVKLNLSVRTKLVSGVLRRGEDPLRDSLWFGYTQQSHWQLFNKPLSRPFRSTDHQPDITYVFPHFIGLPGGWTYRMTGAGIEHQSNGQSLPLSRSWNRAYLIAAGDKIAANGDRFTLQARVWNRISENESVDDNPDISDHVGRGELIGRWSFDTGVGEDAVLHTLSTTLRHTLRANGRGSAKLEYLRSVGRADSGLRFHVQLFRGYGDSLLDYNVNRTALTAGLSLVDW; via the coding sequence ATGAAACTGCTTCCTTGTTTTGCACTCGGCCTGGCCATCACCAGCCCATTCGCCCACGCCAACGCCAACGATTGGCTGACCTGCACCGCACTGACCGACAACACCCAGCGCCTGGCCTGTTTTGACCAGAAGGCCAGGCAGTTTGCCGACCCCCTGGTGCTTCAGGCCCCACCACCCGAACCTGCTGTGGTGAATGTCTTGGCCGAGAAGCCCCCGGAGCCGGAACCGCCCGTGGTGTCTGCTGCGCAGCGTGCCGATGCCCAGCCCAGCGAGATCACCCGTTTCTGGGACCTGGAACATGCCACTTCGCGCGACACCTTCGAGTTGCGTGCCTACCGGCCGGTTTCGCTCAGCTTCACCGGCGGGACGCCGGTCAACCGCCAGCCCAGCACCCCTGCTGAGGGCCATACCGCTGCCAGCCCACTGGCCTACCAGCCCGGCGAGGTCAAGCTCAACCTCAGCGTGCGAACCAAGCTCGTGAGCGGCGTGCTGCGCCGGGGCGAAGACCCGTTGCGTGATTCCCTCTGGTTTGGTTACACACAACAAAGCCATTGGCAACTGTTCAACAAACCGCTTTCACGTCCGTTCCGAAGCACCGATCACCAGCCCGACATCACCTATGTATTCCCCCATTTCATCGGGCTGCCCGGCGGGTGGACCTACCGCATGACCGGCGCTGGCATCGAACACCAGTCCAACGGGCAAAGCCTGCCGCTGTCGCGCAGCTGGAACCGCGCTTACCTGATTGCTGCGGGCGACAAGATCGCGGCCAATGGCGACCGCTTCACCTTGCAGGCCCGTGTCTGGAACCGCATCAGCGAAAACGAGAGCGTGGACGACAACCCCGATATCAGCGACCACGTGGGTCGGGGCGAATTGATTGGCCGCTGGAGCTTTGACACCGGTGTGGGCGAGGACGCGGTGCTCCACACCCTGTCCACCACCTTGCGCCATACCCTGCGCGCCAATGGCCGGGGCTCGGCCAAGCTGGAATACCTGCGCAGCGTCGGCCGTGCCGACAGCGGTCTGCGCTTCCATGTTCAGCTGTTCAGGGGCTACGGCGACAGCCTGCTCGACTACAACGTCAATCGCACCGCCCTGACCGCCGGCTTGAGTCTGGTGGACTGGTGA
- a CDS encoding YHYH protein, with the protein MNTLMDRLGAALLGCAMAAPAMAHGEQEALKSVAEFFKRATVVAGPTAVDCTLSSGTKTRCFSITVKPEPGSYTPGPWCPMQGTDGPDRSGIWLKDGQVLDADGAFMGGLAQRYQDPNWKMVDPKTGKINVTDSREACAAAARPDVDPKYRNYCVQCLPEYLEADHQTYVIPLEPQAPGRQNDVRQSGAGVAFNGVRLDGPAPVEAILGAYTIAPFDDCGGHVNLHAGYHYHAVTDCLNKSAPAATHGAQIGMALDGHTIFAQLAADGQAPADLDRCNGHSVQGLGYHYHAGAPGGNSILACLSAEAGCALEGDAQTCDASQVRRPPPPGGGPAPR; encoded by the coding sequence GTGAACACCTTGATGGACAGGCTCGGCGCGGCGTTGTTGGGCTGCGCCATGGCCGCCCCTGCGATGGCCCACGGTGAGCAAGAAGCGCTGAAATCTGTGGCCGAGTTTTTCAAGCGTGCCACCGTCGTGGCGGGGCCAACGGCGGTGGATTGCACCTTGTCGAGCGGTACAAAAACCCGTTGCTTTTCCATCACCGTGAAACCCGAGCCCGGCAGTTACACCCCAGGGCCGTGGTGCCCGATGCAGGGAACCGATGGCCCGGACAGGAGCGGCATCTGGCTCAAGGATGGCCAGGTGCTGGACGCCGATGGTGCTTTCATGGGCGGTCTGGCGCAGAGGTACCAAGATCCGAACTGGAAGATGGTCGACCCCAAGACCGGCAAGATCAACGTCACCGACAGCCGCGAAGCCTGCGCCGCTGCGGCCCGGCCCGATGTCGATCCGAAGTACCGAAATTACTGCGTGCAATGCCTGCCGGAGTACCTGGAGGCGGACCACCAGACCTACGTGATCCCGCTGGAGCCGCAGGCGCCTGGGCGCCAGAACGATGTGCGGCAATCGGGCGCTGGCGTGGCCTTCAACGGCGTTCGCCTCGATGGCCCCGCGCCGGTCGAAGCCATCCTGGGTGCCTACACGATCGCGCCGTTTGACGACTGCGGTGGCCATGTGAACCTGCATGCCGGGTACCACTACCACGCCGTCACCGACTGTCTCAACAAAAGCGCCCCCGCCGCCACGCACGGCGCGCAAATCGGCATGGCGCTGGATGGCCACACCATCTTTGCGCAGCTCGCAGCCGACGGCCAAGCGCCTGCCGATCTCGACCGCTGCAACGGCCACTCCGTGCAAGGCCTGGGCTACCACTACCACGCAGGCGCCCCGGGCGGCAATTCGATTCTGGCCTGCCTGAGCGCCGAGGCCGGCTGCGCGCTGGAAGGCGATGCCCAGACCTGTGACGCTTCCCAAGTTCGTCGCCCACCGCCGCCTGGCGGGGGGCCAGCCCCCCGCTGA
- a CDS encoding rhodanese-like domain-containing protein: protein MLSQTLKSALIAPILLSAALAAHADNKAIAIDEMEAYLEFAEYGGGVIFAEQIPADGWSKFMVIDARDAGQFAKSRIPGAINMDWRRVLSRRNEIPKDKPVLIYCNTGSLSAQAGFALRVAGWENLRILQGGMEEWRAKGGFEAATRANAPAKH from the coding sequence TTGCTTTCACAGACTTTGAAATCTGCGTTGATCGCACCCATTCTCCTGTCAGCCGCGCTCGCCGCGCACGCGGACAACAAAGCCATTGCCATTGACGAAATGGAGGCCTATCTGGAGTTTGCGGAATACGGCGGTGGTGTGATTTTTGCCGAGCAGATTCCCGCAGACGGGTGGTCCAAGTTCATGGTGATTGATGCGCGCGATGCAGGCCAGTTCGCCAAAAGCCGCATTCCCGGTGCCATCAACATGGACTGGCGCCGCGTACTCTCCCGGCGCAACGAGATCCCCAAAGACAAACCGGTATTGATCTACTGCAACACCGGCTCCCTTTCAGCCCAGGCGGGTTTTGCGTTGCGCGTGGCCGGCTGGGAGAACCTGCGCATTTTGCAGGGCGGTATGGAAGAGTGGCGCGCCAAAGGCGGTTTTGAGGCGGCAACCAGGGCGAATGCACCGGCGAAGCACTGA
- a CDS encoding haloacid dehalogenase type II has product MKPPRILAFDIFGTVVDWHGSIVREVNALYPQVDGDAFALAWRAGYYPAMARVRSGELGWTRIDELHRIILDGILPQFGLAHLGEAERRHLNRVWHRLDAWPDTVDGLTRLKSRFTICSFSNGNIGLLTNMAKRAGLPWDCILSAEVFRAYKPDPATYLGVAATFDVEPGEIMLVATHQDDLDAARALGLQTAYIERPLEFGAAHVKDVSPDTANTWHARSLVHLAEQLR; this is encoded by the coding sequence ATGAAGCCGCCCCGCATTCTCGCCTTCGATATTTTCGGCACGGTGGTCGACTGGCACGGCAGTATCGTCCGTGAGGTGAATGCCTTGTACCCGCAGGTGGATGGCGACGCCTTTGCGCTGGCCTGGCGCGCGGGCTACTACCCGGCGATGGCGAGGGTGCGTTCTGGTGAGCTGGGATGGACCCGCATTGATGAGCTGCACAGAATCATTCTGGATGGCATCTTGCCGCAGTTTGGCCTGGCGCATCTGGGTGAGGCCGAGCGGAGACATCTCAACCGGGTCTGGCACCGGCTAGACGCGTGGCCCGACACCGTCGATGGCCTCACCCGCTTGAAGAGCCGCTTCACCATTTGCTCGTTTTCAAACGGCAATATCGGTCTGCTGACCAACATGGCCAAACGCGCCGGACTGCCGTGGGATTGCATCCTTTCGGCCGAGGTGTTTCGCGCCTACAAGCCCGACCCAGCCACTTACCTGGGCGTGGCGGCGACCTTTGACGTCGAACCGGGCGAGATCATGCTGGTCGCCACCCACCAAGACGATCTGGACGCTGCCCGCGCCCTTGGCCTGCAAACCGCCTACATTGAGCGCCCGCTGGAATTTGGCGCCGCCCATGTGAAAGACGTGTCGCCTGATACAGCCAATACCTGGCACGCCCGCAGCCTGGTCCATCTGGCCGAACAGTTGCGGTGA
- a CDS encoding DUF3047 domain-containing protein has product MKRTTACFCLALLTGISWAQPPAELAPLLDGQGEASKAWRFVGFPKKSADLPPSRFEPGEVDHKPGLKVSTDASYGTWVQAWNGPAPERLQWRWRLDEPLAGGKRAPDLLAKSGDDAALKVCVMFEHPLDSVPFIERTVLRIARSVSGENLPAATVCYIWDSAGPAPRQGVNPYTRRVRFISLQGRNSPLTRWTSESRDVAQDFATLFADELPQGARTPRAELPPVTTVLIGADSDNTASQSVGWVTDLRWVP; this is encoded by the coding sequence ATGAAGCGCACCACTGCCTGTTTTTGCCTGGCGCTGCTCACCGGCATCAGTTGGGCCCAACCGCCTGCCGAGCTGGCCCCCTTGCTCGACGGGCAAGGCGAGGCATCCAAGGCTTGGCGGTTCGTGGGTTTCCCCAAAAAATCGGCCGACCTGCCGCCCTCGCGCTTTGAACCGGGTGAAGTTGACCACAAGCCGGGCCTGAAGGTCAGCACCGATGCGTCCTACGGCACATGGGTGCAAGCCTGGAACGGCCCGGCACCCGAGCGGTTGCAATGGCGCTGGCGGCTTGACGAGCCCCTGGCTGGTGGCAAACGTGCGCCAGACCTGCTTGCCAAAAGCGGGGACGATGCAGCACTTAAGGTGTGTGTGATGTTTGAACACCCGCTCGACAGCGTGCCGTTCATAGAGCGCACTGTGTTGCGCATTGCGCGCAGCGTGAGCGGTGAGAACCTGCCAGCAGCCACCGTTTGCTACATCTGGGACAGCGCGGGCCCCGCACCCCGGCAGGGCGTCAACCCCTATACACGCAGGGTGAGGTTCATCAGCTTGCAAGGCCGCAACTCGCCACTCACCCGCTGGACCAGCGAATCGCGCGATGTGGCGCAAGACTTTGCCACCCTGTTTGCTGACGAACTGCCGCAAGGCGCCAGAACGCCACGCGCAGAGTTGCCGCCTGTCACAACCGTGCTCATTGGTGCAGACAGCGACAACACCGCCAGTCAAAGCGTAGGCTGGGTGACAGACCTCCGCTGGGTGCCGTAA
- a CDS encoding MarR family winged helix-turn-helix transcriptional regulator, with product MPKQAFAFHAHLHSGHLLEEHLRARLTGLGISPRQARVLDAMERMGPVSQAALAQAFHLTAASMSTMTSRLIKAGLIEKARGPESARGNLLTLSARGHKALAAVYDAWTEMDHLIEGLLGRTKARSLAALTRELRDALGGLPPGPPVD from the coding sequence ATGCCCAAACAAGCCTTCGCGTTTCACGCCCACCTGCATTCCGGTCATTTGCTGGAAGAGCACCTGCGCGCGCGCCTGACCGGGCTGGGCATATCGCCGCGGCAAGCCCGGGTGCTCGATGCCATGGAGCGCATGGGGCCCGTGTCTCAAGCCGCGCTGGCGCAGGCCTTCCACCTCACCGCAGCCAGCATGAGCACCATGACCAGCCGCCTGATCAAGGCAGGGCTGATCGAGAAAGCACGGGGCCCCGAATCGGCCCGGGGCAACCTGCTCACGCTGAGCGCCCGCGGGCACAAGGCCCTGGCCGCGGTGTACGACGCCTGGACCGAGATGGACCACCTGATTGAAGGCTTGCTGGGCCGGACCAAGGCCCGCAGCCTGGCGGCGCTCACCCGCGAACTGCGCGACGCCTTGGGCGGCCTGCCGCCCGGCCCGCCTGTGGACTGA
- a CDS encoding DUF4399 domain-containing protein — MPICLRLSTCCALLMATGFTTQALAQSAATDPTAKAIASGQPEAIHPWQAALPRLSSEAYFTNLKDGDQIETPFVVRFGLSGGWGLAPIAKASKGKRGHHHLLVNRDLPLNFTTALPFTDQYIHFGGGQMETVLSFPPGKYTLRMLLANQQHLPYFVYSKPATITVTKKNETDPKTLTTRGISMMLPDGPIRNPFRVQFHASGLNVGLQSQDDPKSGHFALQIASTSGKGTANLDFPDGQTEVYLTPPEGGYNLTLKWVSNAAEGDASGRVAPATASIEVQ; from the coding sequence ATGCCGATCTGCCTGCGTCTCTCCACCTGTTGTGCCCTGCTGATGGCAACCGGGTTCACCACCCAGGCCCTGGCTCAATCCGCAGCGACCGACCCCACAGCCAAAGCCATTGCCAGCGGTCAGCCTGAGGCCATACACCCTTGGCAAGCGGCACTTCCCAGGCTGTCCAGCGAAGCCTATTTCACCAACCTGAAAGACGGCGACCAGATCGAAACGCCTTTTGTCGTGAGGTTCGGCCTGTCCGGCGGCTGGGGCCTGGCGCCGATTGCCAAGGCATCCAAAGGCAAAAGGGGACACCATCACCTGCTGGTCAATCGCGACCTGCCGTTGAATTTCACAACGGCCTTGCCATTTACCGACCAATACATCCACTTTGGCGGTGGACAGATGGAGACGGTGCTGTCGTTTCCACCAGGCAAATACACCTTGCGCATGCTGCTGGCCAACCAGCAGCACCTGCCCTATTTCGTTTACAGCAAGCCGGCCACCATCACGGTGACCAAGAAAAACGAAACCGATCCCAAGACCTTGACCACCCGCGGCATCAGCATGATGCTGCCCGACGGTCCGATCCGGAATCCCTTCCGTGTGCAATTCCATGCCTCGGGGCTGAACGTGGGCCTGCAGTCGCAAGACGATCCCAAGTCAGGGCATTTCGCTTTGCAGATCGCATCGACCAGTGGCAAGGGCACAGCCAACCTGGACTTCCCTGATGGCCAGACCGAGGTGTACCTGACGCCTCCAGAAGGTGGCTACAACCTGACCTTGAAATGGGTGAGCAACGCCGCTGAAGGCGATGCCAGCGGCCGCGTGGCGCCTGCAACAGCTTCAATCGAAGTGCAATAG
- a CDS encoding DUF547 domain-containing protein, with product MSSRRQTLHLFAAIAVTAVLPMSAFAQTAAFDHQYAGWNALLKKHVKWLPDGKQSRVNYKGFAADHAALKDVLTSLSAVPKASFDGWSKPQQMAFLINAYNAFTVELILTKYPNLKSIKDLGSVFQSAWKKEFFTLLGAERHLDWVEHEQLRPVYKEPRVHAAVNCASIGCPALRDEAFTASQLEAQLEDGMRRFMGDRTRNRVKNGEVEVSAIFKWFKEDFNSGYRGFKQVEDVFAAYAAQLTDQPDEQASLRARSLSVSYLDYDWSLNDVGR from the coding sequence ATGAGCTCCCGCCGCCAAACCTTGCACCTGTTCGCGGCCATCGCTGTCACCGCAGTGTTGCCCATGAGCGCTTTTGCCCAGACCGCTGCTTTTGACCACCAGTACGCGGGCTGGAACGCCTTGCTTAAAAAACACGTGAAATGGTTGCCCGATGGCAAGCAATCGCGCGTGAACTACAAAGGTTTTGCAGCCGACCACGCGGCACTCAAAGACGTGCTCACCAGCCTGAGTGCCGTGCCCAAGGCAAGCTTTGATGGCTGGAGCAAGCCCCAGCAGATGGCCTTCCTCATCAATGCCTACAACGCCTTCACGGTGGAGCTCATTCTCACGAAGTACCCCAACCTGAAATCCATCAAGGACCTCGGGTCGGTGTTCCAGTCGGCCTGGAAAAAAGAGTTCTTCACCCTGCTGGGCGCCGAGCGCCACCTCGACTGGGTCGAGCACGAGCAGCTGCGCCCCGTCTACAAGGAACCCCGTGTTCACGCCGCCGTCAACTGCGCCAGCATCGGCTGCCCGGCGCTGCGCGACGAGGCCTTCACCGCCAGCCAGTTGGAAGCCCAGCTCGAAGACGGCATGCGCCGCTTCATGGGCGACCGCACGCGCAACCGGGTGAAAAATGGCGAAGTGGAAGTGAGCGCCATCTTCAAATGGTTCAAGGAAGACTTCAACAGCGGCTACCGCGGCTTCAAACAGGTGGAAGACGTGTTCGCCGCCTACGCAGCGCAGCTCACCGACCAACCAGACGAACAAGCCAGCCTGCGCGCCAGGAGCCTGTCTGTCAGCTACCTCGACTACGACTGGTCGCTCAACGACGTGGGCCGATGA
- a CDS encoding FAD-dependent oxidoreductase, which yields MHSTGIKKLLLLGAGHAHLHVLAQLAQNRPADLDITVVSPYPYQTYSGMTPGLVAGHYSPEDCQIPLEPLIKAAGAKWIQARCSGIDAGEQRVRLSPTAKSQSAEDIPPPDLPYHLLSIDTGAVIDRERLEVEMPGASAHALIVRPIEVFASLWPKVVELAQSQPVSIAIIGAGAAGIELLFAAEQCLRQQGIHGARFSLITGGGEVAANYSAGVRKRVLRQLKRRGITVLREACVGLEKGRVKLGSGAVLSCDVPLLAIGTHAPAWLQDSGLALSEAGHVLVNAFQQSPSHPNVFAAGDVSTREDKPHPKSGVYAVRAGPPLVHNLLAQHEGLALKPHHPPVNTLNLLSCGTDHAIVSYGPLYAGGAWAWRWKDRIDRAFVAKYRVL from the coding sequence ATGCATTCAACTGGCATCAAAAAACTCCTTCTGCTTGGTGCTGGGCATGCCCACCTGCATGTGCTCGCCCAACTGGCCCAAAACCGCCCCGCAGATCTCGATATCACCGTCGTCTCGCCCTACCCCTACCAAACCTACAGCGGCATGACGCCAGGCCTGGTCGCGGGCCACTACAGCCCCGAGGACTGCCAGATTCCCCTGGAGCCGCTGATCAAGGCGGCCGGCGCCAAGTGGATACAGGCGCGCTGCAGCGGCATCGACGCAGGGGAGCAGCGCGTGCGCCTCAGCCCGACGGCAAAAAGCCAGTCAGCCGAAGACATTCCACCGCCCGATCTGCCCTACCACCTGCTGTCCATCGACACCGGCGCAGTGATCGACCGCGAACGACTGGAAGTCGAGATGCCGGGTGCATCGGCCCATGCGCTGATCGTGCGCCCCATTGAGGTGTTTGCCTCTTTGTGGCCCAAAGTCGTTGAACTCGCGCAGAGCCAGCCGGTGTCGATCGCCATCATCGGCGCCGGCGCGGCCGGTATCGAGCTGTTGTTTGCCGCCGAGCAATGCTTGCGCCAACAGGGCATTCATGGCGCCCGCTTCAGCCTGATCACCGGCGGCGGCGAGGTGGCTGCCAACTACAGTGCCGGCGTTCGCAAACGCGTGCTGCGCCAACTCAAGCGGCGCGGCATCACGGTCCTGCGGGAAGCCTGTGTAGGACTTGAGAAAGGCCGGGTCAAGCTGGGCAGCGGCGCGGTTTTGAGCTGCGACGTGCCCCTGCTCGCCATTGGCACCCACGCCCCCGCATGGCTGCAAGACAGTGGCCTGGCCCTGTCAGAAGCCGGCCATGTGCTTGTCAACGCCTTCCAGCAAAGTCCCAGCCACCCCAATGTGTTTGCCGCTGGTGATGTGTCGACCCGAGAAGACAAGCCCCATCCGAAAAGCGGCGTGTATGCCGTGCGCGCCGGCCCGCCCCTGGTCCACAACCTGCTCGCGCAACACGAAGGTCTGGCCCTCAAGCCCCATCATCCGCCGGTCAACACCCTGAACCTGCTGTCTTGTGGCACCGACCATGCCATCGTGAGCTACGGACCGCTGTACGCTGGCGGTGCCTGGGCATGGCGCTGGAAAGACCGCATCGACCGCGCCTTCGTGGCGAAGTACAGGGTCCTATAG
- a CDS encoding YiiX/YebB-like N1pC/P60 family cysteine hydrolase yields MRAWLGRALARYLGTPGRAAAIGVPSDIGSLARTLKPGDVILVEGTSRVSTAIKYLTQSTWSHAALYVGGMPEHAVGGDVPCVVEADISEGVRAVALSAFEQMHCRICRPVGLDENEVGAVCQYAIDRLGQAYDLKNVTDLARYLFPTPPVPLRWRRKMLALGSGDPTRAICSTLIAQAFQSVQYPILPSIETLSLNDPGCHDCVEQVLHVRHHSLFAPRDFDVSPYFEIIKPTLSSGFDHRALRWGLAPGGAVLNMARHP; encoded by the coding sequence ATGAGGGCCTGGCTGGGTCGTGCCCTTGCCCGCTACCTGGGGACGCCTGGGCGCGCGGCGGCCATCGGCGTCCCGTCTGATATCGGCAGCTTGGCCCGCACGCTGAAACCGGGCGACGTGATCCTGGTTGAAGGCACGTCGCGGGTGAGCACCGCCATCAAGTACCTCACACAGTCCACCTGGTCGCATGCCGCGCTCTATGTGGGCGGCATGCCAGAGCATGCGGTGGGCGGTGACGTGCCTTGCGTGGTCGAGGCCGATATCAGCGAAGGTGTTCGCGCGGTGGCGCTGTCGGCGTTTGAGCAGATGCATTGCCGCATCTGCCGCCCCGTTGGGCTGGATGAAAACGAGGTTGGCGCGGTCTGCCAATACGCCATCGATCGGCTGGGGCAGGCCTATGACCTCAAAAATGTGACCGACCTCGCGCGCTACCTGTTTCCCACGCCGCCGGTGCCTCTGCGCTGGCGTCGCAAGATGCTGGCCCTGGGCAGTGGGGACCCCACACGGGCCATTTGTTCGACCTTGATCGCCCAGGCGTTTCAGTCGGTGCAATACCCCATCCTGCCGAGCATTGAAACCTTGAGCCTGAACGATCCCGGTTGTCACGACTGCGTCGAGCAGGTGCTGCATGTGCGGCACCACAGCCTTTTTGCGCCACGGGACTTTGATGTGTCACCATATTTTGAGATCATCAAACCCACGCTGTCCTCTGGCTTTGACCATCGCGCCTTGCGATGGGGCCTGGCCCCTGGCGGTGCGGTGTTGAACATGGCGAGGCATCCCTGA
- a CDS encoding FAD-dependent oxidoreductase, with protein MVVNLRKVLLLVALALGIGAFFAFDLGRFLTLDYIKDSQAAFGELYASQPFKVAAVYFLIYVAATALSLPGAAIITLAGGAIFGLGWGTVIVSFASSVGATLAFLTSRFILRGSIESKFGNRLAEINKGIEKDGAFYLFTLRLIPIVPFFVINLVMGLTKMKARTFYWVSQLGMLAGTLVYVNAGTQLAQIDSLKGILSPGLIGSFVLLGLFPLIARKIVDMIKKRKVYARWANVKPKSFDRNLIVIGGGAGGLVSAYIAAAVKAKVTLVEVHKMGGDCLNYGCVPSKALIKSAKLASQMRHGEQYGLSNTTPTFSFKAVMQRIHDVIKAIEPHDSVERYTGLGVEVLQGYAKLVNPWTVEIALNDGGTQRLTARSIVIAAGARPFVPPLPGLEDVGYVTSDTLWDEFAKLDEVPRRLVVLGGGPIGSELAQSFARLGSAVTQVEMGPRIMAREDEEVSELAKKALEADGVDVRVGHKALRCETIDGEKTLIVEHQGAEQRIAFDQLLCAVGRSARLTGYGLEDIGVPTNRTVETNEYLETLYPNIFAAGDVAGPYQFTHVASHQAWYAAVNALFGDFKKFKVDYSVIPWATFVDPEVARVGLNETEAREKNIPYEMVKYGMDDLDRAIADSETQGFVKVLTVPGKDKILGVTIVGAHAGDLLAEYVLAMKHGLGLNKILGTIHTYPTMAEANKYAAGDWKRAHQPEKLLVWVKKFHDWRRG; from the coding sequence ATGGTCGTGAATCTGCGCAAAGTCTTACTCCTCGTCGCCCTGGCCCTCGGCATTGGTGCGTTCTTCGCCTTCGATCTGGGCCGCTTCCTCACGCTGGACTACATCAAGGACAGCCAGGCCGCTTTCGGCGAGCTGTATGCGAGCCAGCCCTTCAAGGTGGCAGCGGTCTACTTCCTGATCTACGTGGCCGCCACCGCCCTGTCGCTGCCGGGCGCCGCCATCATCACGCTGGCCGGCGGCGCCATCTTTGGCCTCGGCTGGGGCACCGTGATTGTGTCGTTTGCGTCCAGCGTGGGCGCCACCCTGGCCTTTCTGACATCGCGCTTCATCTTGCGCGGCAGCATCGAGAGCAAGTTCGGCAACCGGCTGGCTGAGATCAACAAAGGCATCGAAAAAGACGGCGCCTTCTACCTCTTCACCCTGCGATTGATCCCCATCGTGCCTTTCTTTGTGATCAATTTGGTCATGGGCCTGACCAAGATGAAGGCCCGCACTTTTTACTGGGTCAGCCAGTTGGGCATGCTGGCCGGCACCCTCGTCTACGTGAACGCCGGCACGCAACTGGCCCAGATCGATTCGCTCAAAGGCATTCTCAGCCCCGGCCTGATTGGCTCCTTTGTTTTGCTGGGCCTGTTCCCGCTCATCGCTAGAAAGATTGTTGACATGATTAAAAAACGCAAGGTATACGCCCGCTGGGCCAACGTGAAGCCCAAAAGCTTTGACCGCAACCTGATCGTGATCGGCGGCGGCGCCGGCGGTCTGGTGTCGGCTTACATTGCCGCCGCCGTCAAGGCCAAGGTGACGCTGGTCGAGGTGCACAAAATGGGTGGCGATTGCCTGAATTACGGTTGCGTGCCCAGCAAGGCGTTGATCAAAAGCGCCAAGCTGGCGAGCCAGATGCGCCATGGCGAGCAGTACGGGCTCTCCAACACCACACCCACGTTCAGCTTCAAGGCCGTGATGCAGCGCATCCACGACGTGATCAAAGCCATCGAGCCGCACGACAGCGTGGAGCGCTACACCGGTCTGGGTGTGGAAGTGTTGCAGGGCTACGCCAAGCTGGTGAACCCCTGGACGGTGGAGATCGCGCTGAACGACGGCGGCACCCAGCGCCTGACCGCGCGCAGCATCGTGATCGCCGCCGGCGCCCGCCCCTTTGTGCCGCCGCTGCCGGGTCTGGAAGACGTGGGCTATGTCACCAGCGACACGCTGTGGGACGAATTTGCCAAGCTCGACGAGGTGCCCAGGCGCCTGGTGGTGCTGGGCGGTGGCCCCATCGGCTCCGAGCTGGCACAAAGCTTTGCCCGACTGGGCTCGGCCGTGACCCAGGTGGAAATGGGCCCGCGCATCATGGCCCGGGAAGACGAAGAGGTGAGCGAGCTGGCCAAGAAAGCGCTGGAGGCCGATGGCGTGGATGTGCGCGTGGGCCACAAAGCCCTGCGCTGCGAAACCATCGATGGCGAGAAAACGCTGATCGTGGAACACCAGGGCGCCGAGCAGCGCATCGCGTTTGACCAGTTGCTGTGCGCCGTGGGCCGCAGCGCCCGCCTCACCGGCTACGGGCTGGAAGACATTGGCGTGCCCACCAACCGCACGGTGGAAACCAACGAATACCTGGAAACGCTGTACCCCAACATTTTCGCTGCGGGCGATGTGGCCGGCCCCTACCAGTTCACCCACGTGGCTTCGCATCAGGCCTGGTACGCCGCCGTCAACGCGCTGTTTGGCGACTTCAAGAAATTCAAGGTCGACTACTCGGTGATCCCCTGGGCCACCTTTGTGGACCCCGAGGTGGCGCGCGTGGGCCTCAATGAAACCGAGGCCAGGGAAAAGAACATTCCTTATGAAATGGTCAAGTACGGCATGGACGATCTCGACCGCGCCATCGCCGACAGCGAAACCCAGGGTTTCGTCAAGGTGCTGACCGTGCCGGGCAAAGACAAGATCCTGGGTGTGACCATTGTGGGCGCGCACGCTGGCGACTTGCTGGCCGAATACGTGCTCGCCATGAAACACGGCCTGGGCCTGAACAAGATCCTCGGCACCATCCACACCTACCCCACCATGGCCGAGGCCAACAAGTACGCCGCGGGCGACTGGAAGCGTGCACACCAGCCCGAGAAGCTGCTGGTGTGGGTCAAGAAATTCCACGACTGGCGCCGCGGGTGA